The proteins below are encoded in one region of Doryrhamphus excisus isolate RoL2022-K1 chromosome 4, RoL_Dexc_1.0, whole genome shotgun sequence:
- the noxa1 gene encoding NADPH oxidase activator 1 isoform X2 — protein sequence MRLQHTSVWDSWILPSRLDQALSDCVWAQKHLRGNNVIDYRQLGLRYKLYSWQVLHNAATAYCRMGQWEQARDVLLSENNGGNLEMALDAILRNEVLAPLLVPEGILFRPRKKDLDQLQQRDFLGKAKVISSMIPNDDFGGFEPLRVQKPGFYQPKVDGAQDSRYMCISAPYMARGPGQLTVPGGAKVFLFEEEDKHGMATVIYDGQRGIVPASLLKPADIQMTKSKSDHTLPTGIPLPPGLKPPTRPRSRPSSAVPTWEQLTSDTPPPSYTTATHVQQLAAAPSVAAPNATSKPVASLPEKNVNMVQETEAESVMVKVHYIYTMALEMPSNISYHELKEEIAQKLEQPASSLRLRYRKHGSRLLVPLDWELETGRSLQEVSEAGRATLWCQAENPLLNHTILYQMVALYDYSAQGPEDLEFSEGDTIDILGAVNEEWLEGHCAGKIGIFPSNFATRENENFTQRSDF from the exons GTTGGATCAGGCTCTATCTGACTGCGTCTGGGCACAGAAACACCTGAGAGGAAACAACGTGATTGACTACAGGCAACTTGGGCTGCGCTACAAGCTGTACAGCTGGCAG GTGTTACATAATGCAGCCACTGCGTACTGTCGAATGGGTCAGTGGGAGCAAGCCAGAGATGTTCTGTTGTCGGAAAATAATGGCGGGAATCTAGAGATGGCTTTGGACGCAATCCTG AGAAATGAAGTCCTTGCACCTCTCCTGGTACCTGAGGGTATATTATTCCGGCCCAGGAAGAAGGACCTGGACCAGCTCCAGCAGAGAGACTTCCTCGGGAAAGCCAAA GTGATTTCCTCCATGATACCCAATGATGATTTTGGGGGGTTTGAACCTCTGAGGGTGCAG AAACCTGGTTTCTACCAGCCTAAGGTGGATGGGGCTCA GGATTCTCGCTACATGTGTATAAGTGCCCCTTATATGGCTCGGGGTCCAGGACAGTTGACTGTGCCAGGAGGTGCCAAAGTCTTTTTATTTGAGGAAGAGGACAAGCATGGGATGGCAACTGTCATATATGATGGACAG agaggAATTGTGCCGGCATCCCTGCTCAAGCCTGCAGATATACAGATGACCAAAAGCAAAAGTGATCAT ACACTTCCGACTGGAATCCCCCTCCCTCCGGGACTGAAGCCACCCACTCGTCCACGTTCTCGGCCCAGTTCTGCAGTCCCTACTTGGG AACAACTGACCTCGGACACGCCGCCACCGTCCTACACCACCGCCACCCATGTTCAACAGCTGGCCGCAGCACCTTCCGTTGCAGCACCCAATGCAACCAGCAAGCCAGTAGCATCCTTACCTGAAAAG AATGTCAACATGGTCCAGGAAACAGAAGCGGAGTCCGTCATGGTGAAGGTTCATTACATATACACCATGGCGCTGGAGATGCCAAGCAATATTTCATACCATGAACTGAAGGAAGAAATTGCCCAGAAGTTGGAGCAACCAGCATCTTCTCTACGCCTCAG ATATCGGAAGCACGGCTCCCGCTTGCTGGTCCCTCTTGATTGGGAATTAGAGACAGGCAGGTCCCTGCAGGAGGTTTCCGAGGCTGGAAGAGCGACTCTGTGGTGCCAG GCAGAAAATCCCCTGCTTAACCACACCATCCTCTACCAAATGGTGGCCCTGTATGATTATTCTGCTCAAGGTCCGGAGGATTTGGAGTTCAGTGAAGGCGACACCATTGACATTCTGGGTGCAG TTAATGAAGAGTGGCTGGAAGGACACTGTGCAGGAAAAATCGGGATCTTCCCGAGCAACTTTGCCACGAGGGAGAATGAGAACTTTACACAAAGATCTGACTTTTGA